A genomic segment from Plasmodium coatneyi strain Hackeri chromosome 1, complete sequence encodes:
- a CDS encoding DNA repair protein has translation MAHSDDSQNEREEANYNTILYEQNLKDEIDYYGEDLPHINFYLKFQRKNFLQEFLQEVMMLPSGVRSDGAEAGQRKEETAILVEESKETATLGEGNASDNAVARDAELDVLNDGGFYVEDDSGGEEPPYDKPLSEQPHFVPTPEHPCEDANLRDVFLKLTQGNTTCSDNAELTHLNESDEAIKHINEVFQKNKDKFLFSVERQIENNEELILQEYCFLCNKKKKLNKPLCAVNIYVCYDCKVQDSNFKMISLSKLVRKYCLNNYDLSKYEKHLALLCTKNPRGYSKQMKLYFVFQIKEIAIRKHGSLENVKQMYTSKVLKSFRSAQGTPQSSKKRKELHKMVKPKSIYSKKVKKAEDEKIICDNSQHEFDSPTCTNVEDSLYVKKCRKCAYQVEYMQF, from the coding sequence ATGGCGCACAGCGATGATTCGCAAaacgaaagggaagaagccaATTACAACACCATCCTGTATGAACAGAACTTGAAGGACGAAATAGACTACTACGGGGAAGACCTACCTCACATAAACTTTTACTTGAAATTCCAACGGAAAAACTTTTTGCAGGAGTTCCTCCAGGAGGTGATGATGCTGCCAAGTGGGGTCAGATCGGATGGGGCTGAGGCGGGGCAGAGGAAAGAGGAGACGGCCATCCTGGTGGAGGAAAGCAAGGAAACTGCTACCCTAGGGGAAGGAAACGCCAGCGATAATGCAGTCGCACGGGATGCAGAACTGGACGTGTTGAATGACGGAGGGTTCTACGTGGAAGACGACTCCGGGGGGGAGGAACCACCCTACGATAAACCGCTTTCAGAGCAGCCTCATTTTGTACCCACCCCAGAACATCCCTGCGAAGACGCCAACCTGAGGGATGTCTTTCTAAAGCTCACCCAGGGGAATACCACCTGCAGTGACAACGCGGAACTAACCCACCTAAACGAAAGCGATGAAGCCATAAAACACATAAATGaggttttccaaaaaaataaggataaATTCCTGTTCAGCGTGGAGCGGCAAATCGAAAACAATGAAGAGCTCATCTTACAAGAGTATTGCTTCctttgtaataaaaaaaaaaaattaaacaaaccCCTGTGTGCAGTCAACATATACGTATGCTACGATTGCAAAGTGCAGGACagtaattttaaaatgatatCCCTGAGCAAGTTGGTGCGGAAATATTGCCTTAACAACTATGACCTGTCGAAATACGAAAAACATCTAGCTCTGTTGTGTACAAAGAACCCACGTGGGTACTCCAAGCAAATGAAGCTATACTTtgtttttcaaataaaagaaattgcTATACGGAAGCATGGGTCtttggaaaatgtgaaacagATGTATACCTCCAAAGTGCTAAAGTCATTTAGAAGTGCACAGGGAACTCCTCAGTCGTCGAAGAAACGGAAGGAGCTGCACAAGATGGTTAAACCTAAGAGCATTTACAGCAAGAAGGTTAAAAAGGCGGaggacgaaaaaataatttgcgATAACAGTCAACACGAGTTTGACTCACCAACGTGTACTAACGTGGAGGATTCCCTCTACGTGAAAAAGTGTAGGAAGTGCGCCTACCAGGTGGAGTACATGCAGTTCTGA